A genomic segment from Syntrophotalea acetylenivorans encodes:
- a CDS encoding F0F1 ATP synthase subunit gamma: MSQALLELHRRIRSADDLYTVVRTMKTMAAVNIHQYERSLRSLDDYYRTVEMGLQAVLRDRPLVGSIKIPRQTVLLVFGSDQGMVGRFNELVLDGVETVYRQRRREDDRCTVWAVGEKVAAGLAQRLEEAEEVFRLPTSAQAITGAVQEVLLRFEARRSQHGETRLLLFHNAPARATHYERLQVDLLPPDDQWLATMSGQRWPGRCLPLYSPPWQPLFAALIAEYLFVSLFGAFAGSLAAENAARLAAMQRAEKNIEEMRADFRADYHALRQNSVTEELFDVIAGFEALVDDQGPG, from the coding sequence ATGAGTCAGGCCCTGCTTGAGCTGCATCGGCGCATTCGCAGCGCCGACGATCTTTATACCGTGGTGCGTACCATGAAGACCATGGCAGCGGTTAATATTCATCAATATGAACGGTCGCTACGTTCTCTGGACGATTATTACCGGACCGTGGAAATGGGTTTGCAAGCCGTTTTGCGTGATCGACCGTTGGTTGGGTCGATTAAAATTCCCCGTCAGACGGTGTTGCTGGTTTTTGGTTCGGATCAGGGGATGGTCGGCCGTTTCAATGAGTTGGTACTCGACGGGGTCGAAACGGTTTATCGCCAGAGGCGTCGGGAGGATGATCGCTGCACGGTTTGGGCGGTGGGTGAAAAGGTGGCCGCAGGGCTTGCTCAGCGTCTAGAAGAGGCGGAGGAAGTCTTTCGTCTTCCCACCTCGGCCCAGGCCATCACCGGGGCTGTGCAGGAGGTGCTGCTACGTTTTGAAGCCAGGCGCAGCCAGCACGGCGAAACCCGTTTGCTGCTGTTTCATAATGCGCCAGCCAGGGCGACTCATTATGAACGGCTGCAGGTTGATTTGCTGCCCCCCGATGATCAGTGGCTCGCCACCATGAGCGGCCAACGGTGGCCGGGTCGTTGTCTTCCTCTCTACTCTCCACCCTGGCAGCCCCTGTTTGCCGCTTTGATCGCCGAGTATCTTTTTGTCTCGTTGTTTGGAGCCTTTGCCGGGTCCCTGGCGGCGGAGAACGCGGCGCGGTTGGCGGCTATGCAACGGGCCGAGAAAAACATTGAAGAGATGCGTGCGGACTTTCGCGCGGATTATCACGCTCTGCGCCAGAACAGCGTGACGGAAGAGTTGTTTGATGTGATTGCCGGTTTTGAGGCTTTGGTTGATGATCAGGGACCTGGCTGA
- a CDS encoding alternate F1F0 ATPase, F1 subunit alpha: MSSYSILLDETLQVLRQTMATMGPQLLLQQVGKIVYVGRGIARVQGLDTVRSEELLAFPGGVLGLAFDIDSRGIGVAMLGDYDALHAGDEVVRTDRVLDVAVGEGLLGRVVDPLGQARDGAGPLPYHERRPLERSAPAIMERLPVSEPLFTGIKVIDALVPIGRGQRELILGDRQTGKTAVAVDTIINQHDKGVLCVYCAIGQRASSVASVVAQLREKGAMDYTVVVVAEGDDPPGQQYIAPYAATTIAEYFMEQGRDVLVVYDDLTRHARAYRELSLLLRRPPGREAFPGDIFYIHSRLLERATRLKEQGGGGSLTALPIIETEAQNLAAYIPTNLISITDGQIYLSPGLFQKGQLPAVDITRSVSRVGGKAQLPAYRAVVGDLRLAYAQFTELEAFSRFGTRLDDATRQLLNRGRRVRAVLKQGQCASRTAVEQVMVLHAVNCGLFDEIAESDMARAENQVCEALALLPEISARIEGGEKLEEDDLRALQKIAADSLKEIL, encoded by the coding sequence ATGAGCAGTTACAGCATTCTGCTGGATGAAACTCTCCAAGTTCTCCGCCAGACCATGGCCACTATGGGGCCGCAGTTGTTATTGCAGCAGGTAGGGAAAATAGTCTATGTCGGCCGTGGTATTGCCAGGGTTCAAGGTCTCGATACGGTTCGCAGCGAAGAGCTGCTGGCTTTTCCCGGTGGCGTGTTGGGGCTGGCTTTTGATATCGACAGCCGGGGGATCGGGGTGGCAATGCTCGGTGATTACGATGCCTTGCATGCTGGTGACGAGGTGGTCCGAACCGACCGGGTGCTCGATGTGGCGGTGGGTGAGGGGCTCCTCGGCCGGGTAGTCGATCCTCTCGGGCAGGCCCGGGACGGAGCTGGCCCTCTCCCCTATCATGAGCGGAGACCGTTGGAACGATCGGCGCCGGCGATCATGGAGCGGCTGCCGGTGTCCGAACCGTTGTTTACCGGCATCAAGGTGATCGATGCCCTGGTTCCCATCGGTCGCGGTCAGCGCGAGCTAATTCTCGGTGATCGCCAGACCGGCAAGACGGCCGTGGCTGTCGATACTATCATTAATCAGCACGACAAAGGGGTGTTGTGCGTTTATTGCGCTATCGGCCAGCGGGCGTCCAGTGTCGCTTCCGTGGTAGCGCAGTTGCGGGAAAAGGGGGCAATGGATTATACCGTGGTGGTGGTTGCCGAGGGGGACGACCCTCCGGGGCAGCAATATATTGCCCCCTATGCCGCGACGACCATTGCCGAATATTTTATGGAGCAGGGGCGGGATGTTCTGGTGGTCTACGATGACTTGACCCGTCATGCCCGGGCCTATCGCGAGCTGTCCCTGCTTTTGCGCCGGCCCCCTGGCCGGGAAGCCTTCCCCGGTGACATCTTCTATATCCATTCTCGATTGCTGGAACGGGCCACCCGCCTCAAGGAGCAGGGTGGAGGCGGTTCCCTGACGGCCTTACCGATCATCGAAACCGAAGCACAGAACCTTGCCGCCTATATCCCCACCAACCTGATTTCCATCACCGACGGTCAGATCTATCTGTCCCCCGGACTTTTTCAGAAGGGGCAGCTGCCGGCCGTCGATATTACCCGCTCGGTCTCACGGGTTGGCGGCAAAGCTCAACTGCCCGCTTATCGCGCGGTGGTCGGTGATTTGCGTCTGGCCTACGCCCAGTTTACGGAGTTGGAAGCTTTTTCCCGCTTCGGGACCCGGCTTGATGATGCGACCCGCCAGCTGTTGAACCGCGGTCGGCGGGTACGGGCCGTGCTTAAACAGGGCCAGTGTGCGTCGCGAACCGCCGTTGAGCAGGTGATGGTTTTGCATGCGGTCAATTGTGGTCTATTCGATGAAATTGCCGAATCGGACATGGCCCGGGCCGAAAACCAGGTTTGCGAGGCGTTGGCGCTGCTGCCGGAGATTTCGGCCCGAATCGAGGGGGGCGAAAAACTCGAAGAAGATGATCTGCGAGCCTTGCAGAAGATTGCCGCTGATTCCCTGAAGGAAATACTATGA
- a CDS encoding F0F1 ATP synthase subunit C, producing the protein MDSLGWVAVSSIVSAGLCIAIGAIGPALGEGRALAQALSALAQQPDEANTITRTLFVGLAMVESTAIYCFVVAMILIFANPFWQHFLGQSAGG; encoded by the coding sequence ATGGATAGTCTCGGATGGGTGGCCGTTTCCTCAATCGTCTCGGCCGGATTGTGTATTGCCATCGGCGCCATCGGCCCGGCTCTTGGTGAAGGGCGGGCTCTGGCTCAGGCCCTTAGTGCCCTGGCTCAGCAGCCTGATGAAGCCAACACCATCACCCGCACCCTGTTTGTCGGGCTGGCGATGGTCGAGTCGACGGCCATTTACTGTTTTGTCGTGGCCATGATTCTCATCTTTGCCAACCCCTTTTGGCAGCACTTTCTCGGCCAGTCGGCGGGAGGCTAG